In Clostridium sp. SY8519, one genomic interval encodes:
- a CDS encoding TetR/AcrR family transcriptional regulator has protein sequence MDKRVYKTRQNLRQTLLRMMEERSFSKITVKDICETANTSRITFYNHYGDKYDLLDDVFNELEQELLERFQQLQKENNTADDLVICYQNLMDAILDIRDRYIKIYNLVKKLDDTEMVISYYRFITRSMADIESRYQNRIHLRYSGESLNAFFALGIWGFINKEEEQGKPAAEVRKGAHALIVDLVNSSLFAGISGTSG, from the coding sequence TTGGATAAGAGAGTGTATAAAACGCGGCAGAATTTGCGTCAGACACTGCTGCGCATGATGGAAGAACGGTCATTTTCGAAGATTACCGTGAAGGATATCTGTGAAACGGCAAATACCAGCAGGATTACATTCTATAACCATTATGGGGATAAATATGACTTGCTGGATGATGTGTTCAACGAGCTGGAACAGGAGCTGCTGGAACGGTTTCAGCAGCTGCAGAAGGAGAATAACACAGCCGATGACCTGGTGATCTGCTATCAGAATCTGATGGACGCGATACTGGATATCCGGGACCGTTACATCAAAATCTACAATCTGGTAAAAAAGCTGGATGACACAGAGATGGTGATTTCCTACTATCGTTTTATCACCCGTTCCATGGCGGATATTGAGAGCCGGTACCAGAACCGGATTCATCTGCGGTATTCCGGAGAAAGTCTGAATGCCTTTTTTGCCCTTGGAATCTGGGGATTTATAAATAAGGAAGAAGAGCAGGGAAAGCCTGCCGCGGAAGTACGGAAAGGGGCCCATGCGCTGATCGTGGACCTGGTAAACAGCAGCCTGTTCGCGGGAATATCCGGGACTTCCGGCTGA
- the nudC gene encoding NAD(+) diphosphatase has product MIQDILPHKFHNEYCRPEFSPEDTVFLFHEKKVLCRTSPAGHLHFPSRREFEWNIRTVYLFRIDGHCYYLGVTRGKHPFPSGYSFAPVFSLRQSAPPDRRMAAVTAWHLYVWYRDNRFCGRCGAKLTHSASERALYCSCGNLVYPKIAPAVIVGMVHGSRILMSRYAGREYRGHALLAGFCEIGETAEETVMREVMEETGIRVKNIRYYKSQPWGFDSNLLLGYFCELDGDPRITLDREELAVAEWVPRDAIQDAPDQLSLTREMILYFKDHPEAFS; this is encoded by the coding sequence ATGATTCAGGATATTTTACCCCACAAATTCCACAATGAATACTGCCGGCCGGAATTTTCCCCGGAAGATACCGTTTTCTTATTTCACGAAAAAAAGGTGCTGTGCCGCACCTCTCCCGCCGGTCATCTCCATTTTCCCTCCCGCAGGGAATTTGAATGGAACATCCGCACGGTCTATCTGTTCCGTATCGACGGACACTGCTATTACCTGGGCGTGACCAGGGGAAAACACCCTTTCCCCTCCGGCTATTCCTTCGCGCCGGTTTTCTCCCTCCGTCAGTCCGCCCCGCCGGACCGCCGCATGGCCGCCGTCACCGCCTGGCACCTGTATGTATGGTATCGTGACAACCGGTTCTGCGGCAGATGCGGGGCAAAGCTCACCCATTCCGCCTCCGAGCGCGCGCTGTACTGCAGCTGCGGCAATCTGGTCTACCCGAAAATAGCCCCCGCGGTCATTGTCGGCATGGTCCATGGCAGCCGGATTCTCATGAGCCGCTATGCCGGCCGGGAATACCGGGGACACGCCCTGCTCGCCGGTTTCTGCGAAATCGGCGAAACCGCGGAGGAGACGGTCATGCGGGAAGTCATGGAGGAAACGGGGATCCGGGTCAAGAACATCCGGTACTACAAAAGCCAGCCCTGGGGCTTTGACAGCAATCTGCTGCTGGGATACTTCTGTGAACTGGACGGAGATCCCCGGATCACACTGGACCGGGAAGAACTGGCTGTGGCCGAATGGGTTCCCCGGGACGCGATTCAGGACGCGCCGGACCAGCTGAGCCTGACCCGGGAAATGATCCTGTACTTCAAAGACCACCCGGAGGCCTTTTCCTGA